The window AGAAGACTCAGCCATAAAATAAACATGGTTTACAGGAAATGTCACATACAAAGTATACATTGGGGATTTGCAGTACAAATATGTTGATGCGTGACCAAGATTATGAAATACAGCTTGTTGTGCTGGCCTTTGCTTGTATGTAtactctgtatgtctgtctatttgtccttgtgtctctccgTTTGTCTGTACGTCTTTTTGTCTGTATGTATCTGTCGCAATTCTTCATTGAGCCATTTAATGgatctgtgagtgtgtgtatgtgtgtgtgtgtgtgtgtgtgtgtgtgtgtgtttgtgtgtgtatttgtatgtgtgtgtgtgtgtgtgtatgtgtgtgtatgtgtatgtgtgtgtatgtgtgtgtgtgtgtgtgtgtgtgtgtgtgtgtgtgtgttccaggtGCAGTGTACTGATACAAGCTGACCTGGACTTTGGCACTTCGTAACAAATCAACGAAATTCTCAGTAGAAACAATTTGATGCCTGTCGAGTTAGAAATGTATCGTCGACTTCGAATTGGTAAGACTTGTAACAGAATGTAGATGTCCTTTTTAGAAAAGCCTCCAAACTTTGACAAGTGTCTAGTTTCTTTAAGCTTGATATATTAGTAATGTGTTTGCTTAAATATGCTACCTTTTCACAAACAAGGTATAGAACTATAACAAGCAAAATTATCATGTACACTTCTAACCATAATAAACAATACACATTTGCGATTTCAACATGGCAGACAAATGATACAATCAGCGATGAGTGGTTAGTTCTCCAGATTTTGATAAGCAGCTTGTTCTCTAGATTTTGATAAGCAGCTTGTTCTCGAGATTTTGATACGCAGCTTGTTCTCCAGATTTTGATAACCAACTTGTTCTCGAGATTTTGATAAGCAGCTTGTTCTCGAGATAAGCAGCTTGTTCTCGAGATTTTGATAAGCAGCTTGTTCTCGAGATTTTGATACGCAGCTTGTTCTCCAGATTTTGATACGCAGCTTGTTCTCCAGATTTGTTTAACGTGCCATTTCTCCAGATTGTGATAAGCAGCTTGTTCTCCATATTGTGATAAGCAGCTTgctctcaatcaatcaatcaatcaatgagtcttatatcgcgcatattccgtgggtacagttctaggcgctctgcagtgatgccgtgtgagatgaaattttatacggccagtaaattgcagccatttcggcgcatatttacctttcacggcctattattccaagtcacacgggtataggtagacaattattaactgtgcctaagcaattttgccaggaaagacccttttgtcaatcgtgggatctttaacgtgcacacccaatgtagtgtacacggggggaggttcggacaccgaagagagtctgcacacaaagttgactctgtgaaataaatttccgccgaacctgggatcgaactcacgctgacagcggcaaactgaatacaaatccagcgcgctaccaactgagctatatcccctctCCATATTGTGATAAGCAGGTAGTTCTCCATATTGTGATAAGCAGGTAGTTCTCCATAATATTGTGATAAGCAGCTTGTTCTCCATATTGTGATAAGCAGGTAGTTCTCCATATTGTGATAAGCAGGTAGTTCTCCAAATTGTGATAAGCAGGTAGTTCTCCTTGACTTTGATAAATGGCTAGCAATTGTCTTCAAGGTTGACATTCAGAATTTGATAAGCTGCTTGTAGTCTGTTTTTAGGTAGGCCttccaacaacaaaacagatatTCAGTAATCAAAATTACTGAGCTTTCTCTGTACTCTTCAAAATCACAAAAATTGTCCTGCTACACTTCCAATTACTGCACTGTCCTTTCCCCAATAAATTCGTAATAATTTGACCTCAAGCATATCCGAATTTTTGAGTATGGTATTACTTTTTCTTTATACAGTCaatgttgactaaatgttttacctTAGACCAGGATTCGagacgggtgtgtgtgtgtgtgtgtgtgtgtgtgtgtgtgtgtgtgtgtgtgtatgtgtgtgtgtgtgtgtgtgtgtgtctatgtgtgtgtgtgagggtgtgtgtgtgtatgtgtgtgtatgtgtgcgtgtgtgtgtatgtgaactgtgtgtgtgtgtgtgtgtgtgtgtgtgtgtgtgtaggactgtgtgtggtgtgtgtgtgtgtgtgtgtgtgtgtgtgtgtgtgcgtgtgtgtatgtgtctgtgtctgtgtctgtgtctgtgtctgtgtatattgctagctctgtctgtctcaacgTTTGCCATTACTTGGTATGAAGTGCGTTGGATAACTCTATGGTTGTTAATATGTCATCGTCTTTCTTCAATACTGGTAACAGAAAGTTGGAATCACTGCCATCAATCAGAATTCACAAAAGAGAACATGTATTGAGAGGCGTTGTTGTCAAAAAATGAGTAAAACATTTAAATGACACACGAAAATACACAAAATGGAATTGTTTCATAACCTCAAGCATTTTATTTCCGGAATTAAAACAAATACCAAAATGAGAACCGGCATTGTCGAACATGGACGAACAGCCCattaaatgtttgtttgtttgtctgttttacCAGTAAAGGTTTTAGCTATTTTCTTCCTTGATGTCAACAGTACTTGTGACACCATTGTCGGGCATGCAACGTTTAAATGTAGGATCACAATGCAAATACACGCAAGTGATTACATCTTGAATATTTATATGACACGATTTATGAGAATGTTAAGTGTGGGTAacctacacacatacatcaTGAAGGTTGACATGATCAACACAATCAATCCACAAAATTCGTACatatccagggccggactaccgggggggttatgggggttgcgcaacccccccccccccccccccccctagcctgaccatgtaccttacttatttaaagcaatttttattattgctcattttatgccgtttcatgcaaggagcgaccattttcttatctcagaatatgacctacccatcagcttcagggggcgaagccccctgacccccacaaggggctctgccccttgaccccgcccaggggcggacgagggggggggggttctagggtttccggacccaccttataaatataaaaatataaaaatattgaatgaggtatgcatttctttattttacattgagtttcaattttgggggttataatcagtgacaaaatctgctgcctgaaactggtaatgatcatcctcagaatgcaccagattgcaccattttgcatctttttttcaaaattttccggggggggcatgcccccggacccccctagcaagctaggtgcttcgcgccgtcggctcggcgcttcgcgccttcacacccatatcttcacaatatacttttgaaacccccccctccccccatcatAAAATGagctgatccgcccctgccgccaagggggatatccccctgaaccacctctagcaaccccccccccccccctctcctcttagcctagtccggccctgatatcGGATGTATGTTCACGTCTTTTTTTTACCAGTTTCAGAATGCTGATTGTTTTCAATGTGAAGTATCAAGCTACGAAAGTGCCCGACCCCCTTTCACTTGTCACCAGTCCTGAAGAATGACTCCTAAACTAAGAACATACATATTCCGCTTTTCGTCTTGTAACAGCTTCCCTGTTGTTTGTTCACGGTGAGTTTTTTAATCACTTTTAGAATGCTGCTTGCTTTGAATGTGAAGTATCAAGCCACGAAATTGCCCGACCCCCtattaatggaagggcgctggttctgtgcgacgcttagttttcgagataggtgtgactgacgaagtACAGGACGTCACACTCCAATtaagcacgactatgttgcaggtggaagccgttgagattgcatttcttcgggaggtttccgcaaaaatagatattacacgatttgcgcgaaacagttgagaagcagacgatctctgagatctctgttcgtctcgtgataacgttattttgtatgataacgattcactttcaaactaaagtatacaatttggtgtttcagtggtaaatgtaaatagaaatgtgtaatacatacaaagcaaacaaataaacgtgtttttctcgtgaaaatgttgggttgtgcgggtgtttgggtggccacgagatgtacacaaagcaaagtgcgggacggactctgctctgtgctgtgacactggcaagttcaaaacacgagaaaaacgatttcgttatgcgggcagcctcgggggatgtatgtatttttcaaatggttgtaaaataagtcttgtatttatggagcgagttttcgcgaggaacagggttgagctacggtagggtcactgcgcatgtctggtttttttcttcgcggaaacgctgttgggttgtgtccagtcgcgtcccttgcaacaagatggcgacaagcgcgttacggatttactgttgtggagagttgatggacgacgatgatgaacaagcagtactgttttattgttgatgtgaatgtaatgccaaaacatcgaactatcgattcgaacgtcaatgaagaagtgagcgtgaaaatcgagcgcaaaacagccggataaaagttcagggcgctaaagtacatttgagccgaaatcgcacccaaactcctgttgacctcatttcttcccaaaataaacatcactgctaaaataaaatgcattaaaaccaagacagtatccaacccagtatccttaatttttgaaaggctaagtgatttacaacaaatgtcttctcacaatccgtaactttgtcaaaaaatatttgcagaagtttctcacctcgccttggcagccatcttggaactggagagaccctacgcaggaagcaaggttgaaagttggttaaccggtgacgtcactccagtcgtaccggaccgagtttttgcgacctccggttcgactcgagtcaccttagttgacgctaaaactcgctcatcaccgtactcaggccctgttctttttttttcgtcacacctaaaaccgttatttcttgtgagcgacgcagcatAATATACTTGTCACCAGTCCAGAAGAATGACTCCTAAACTAAGAACAGTCGAACTACAATTGTCCATGCAGTGTTTGTATGTTTTAatgggcaaaaaaaaaaaaaaaccattacgTTTATGTGTGCAGGTGTGTACCTGCTTGTCGCCACTGTGATTCCAATAGGTTTCCTTGCAAACCACGTCTTGTTCCCAGCTCTGCCTCCAGTTCGCTTCAGCAGCCTGAACCAGACCGTGCTGAGTCAGCATCTCCTCAGATCCAACGTTCCCATCAAGTTTGAATTCGACACTGGTCTGACACAATCTAGTCCACATTACCATCGAGACGATGGAACTTCTATTGTATGCCACACAGTCGTATGTGGTCGTCTAGGCAACGACCTTTTCGAGTATGCTTCAGTTTTGGGCATCGCTAGGGCAACCAACAAGATCCCCTTTATCACGAATCCGGAGAGGTTCCAGGGAGTACTGAGGACGCCTCCTACCAGGCCGGATGACTATGACAAGTTGATGGCTCGCTGCAAAAAGGCCAAGAAGGCCAACGATTATAAGGGAGGAATATTTCAACGAGATCTAACCAGCTTGAAACCTGGAGTGGACTACGAAGTAAAACGTTGTCTACAGTCTTGGATGTACTTTGATAGGATGAGAGATGAGGTCCGGGAAATCATGACCTTTACTGATGAGATCGTCAACAACGCCACTCAAGTCATTAATAGATTACGCCGACTTTTCCCAGGAAGAACGTTGGTAGGTGTGCACGTGCGTCGAGAAGACTTCCTCAATAAAAGGTTGGTGAAGAGTGGCGTCGTGGTGGGATCGCCAAAATACTTCAATCGCGCCATGACGCTTTTCAGGGAGAGGTTTCCACACGTGACTTTCGTGGTAGTAGGCCAGGACCCACAGTGGTGCAAGCAGAACCTCCAACCTGTGAACAACGACAGGGTCATTCTTGATCCGTCCTCCGCTGAGGTGGACATGCAGCTGCTGTCCATGACGGATCATCTCATCACGAGCCCGGGCACCTTCAGCTGGTGGGCTGCCTTCAAGATGGCCCGCACAGCTGTGGTGATGTACCAGAAAGAATTTGCCAGGAAAGGTTCCATCCACGCTTTCTGGTACTCACATAACGCTGTGGATCATGTGATGCCTCACTGGATTGCTGTCACGGTTAGCGAGGACATTGTTCAGAGCAATTCCAGCGGAACTGACGTGGCGCCACAACAAAAACGCAGAAACTCAACAGGATGACAATACCATACAGACTTTATTTTTTATCAGAAAATGGTGCTTAGATTTCCcaaaacacaaaatacacagaATGTCATTGACTGCAGGGTATTTAAATAGAAGAAAACGTAACTGTCGTGGTAAAAATGCTGATCTCTGATTCAGTAACAAAAATAATGCTATTATCCCGTGAGTCAAAACAACATAATTGTATAATCTCTGTCTATCATAGTAAAGACATATtgcacattaaaaaaaaaaagaagagagaaactgACGTGATCTTTACTATTCTTGACTGCTTGGGAGTGGAGTAGCTGTTGTGGATATATGTGATTTCATTATTGTCGGGTGATTATCTATAGGAGTTTACTCCCCCTAAACAAATGACGACGTCCGGTTAAATAATGCGGAGAACAAATACATCTGCGCCATTGTAACCAGAGAGTgagtacgtgcatgcgtgtttgTTTATGTGGACTTGGCtttgggagagagggagagagagacacacgttCACTTATACAtgctctcacgcacacacatacactcattctctgtttctgtctctctgtgtctgtctgtctgtctgtctgtctctctctctctctctctctctctctctctctcactcaattctctctctctgtctctctttctctatctctctctcactctgttctctctctccccctctctctctaatgctctccttctgtctgtctgtctgtctgtctgtctgtctgtctctctctctctctctctctctctctctcttttctgcctctctctgtctttctctctgtctctctctttctgtctgtctctctctctcgctcgctctttttcagtctctctctctctctctctctctctatttttctctctctccttcccactTGTGAATCGTAGTGTAAATCCCTAAAGATTGGTGTGAACTATTGTTCTGCGAATGGATAGTTCGGACCAGAGacatacccctccccccccccccccctcccctttcctcTTCTCCCTCCTCCTTTTCAATTGTAGACCGTAGTTCAAATTCTGATCTTTACCTGGCTAACTTTTGTTCCGCTAACCTGACCAGGGTCAGAGACTTGTTTACATAAACCGCTTCTCGTCTTAAGGCTATGTCCGCTTCCCCATACAATTGGCGTCATGGTTGGTTACTGTTGAGGAGATAACTGCTGCTATAATATCAGGTAGTATGCTGACGAATAATTCCCCTTTGTGAATTATGTATGCAGACATGCGTATGAATAAAGTACCCTCCCTTTTCCTGTCTACACACGATGTCGGCTGTCCTTCTGTATGAATGACTAATTATCTGCATCCatctagtatctatatatatatacgacttgtgtctgtgtgtgtgtgtgtgtgtgtgtgattgatcgccatgcacggccaaagttctcgatggatctgcttcaaatttggtgtccatattcagatacacccgaaacaaaatctggtcgatgagatatttcaatacgtgctctcagcgcgcagcgctgaaccgattgtggttccacctcagctacccgggcccccataccgacacaccaaagccaaagttctcggtggatctttttcaaatttggacaccgtattcagctacaccccggacacaatatcatcgatgagatatttcaacacgtgctctcagcgcgcagcgctgaaccgaatttggtttttgtgttcatttcaccattataagtaactcttccttatcttctcatcttctccatgttttcagcgtttacctcccttccttcgtatggtgcacttttgtatgaagggggcatcttcggatattccccgttctgttactatttttagaaggtcaccgcagtgtccagaacgtaaattggacccgtaaattatcctcactgtaaaagtgcaaaggtcgaatcaatttatagccacgcgaaaaatacactgtcatctatctctctatagatacggcttctctgtgtttgtgtgtgtgtgtgtgtgtgtgtgtgtgtgtgtgtgtgtgtgtgtgtgtgtgtctctatgtgaggaacacctgtgcattgttcagttctgtttgtgatgtggtctggcggcttttgtgtaattttatgtactggccttcctttgagaagccataacagttcaaaagggcttagagataagctctaacttgctcagtcctgtttgagtggagttcgcctccaaaggtgattaacacggttacattcgtcgacaaggatgggactcgatatggtcaggaatggcattatggccactgaatcattttcgtgctgttcccattccacgaatctgggagggacctaagcttggcgggtccattgttcggacccggcgaagccggcgtacggctctaagtacttcttcccggcgaagccggctacccggcgaagcgggtattcattctagtattaCATAAACGAATCCAGACCAACACGTTACATGGTGGCAGCGGTGGGGTAACTCTGTTCTGCTAGACTAGTTCTGGACGCGATGGCATTTAAACCTCCATCGAATTTTCCATTCGACAACCCGTCGGCATGGCCAGATTGGAAAGAGCCCTTTCTTCGATACAGAATCGCATCGAAGCTGAACAAAGAAGAGCAGATAGTACAAGTTAGTAGTCTCATATACTCAATGGGGAGTGATGCAGAGAAGATACTAGCCCAGTTTAACCTCTCTGAAGAAGATGGAAAAAAGTTCGACATTGTTCTTGCTCGTTTGGACACGTACTTTGCACCAAAGCGAAACGGGATTCACGAGAGAGCAAGATGTGAAGCGCTTACTGACTACAGCACCTACCTTGGCGTTCTTTGATCCAGCTAAACCAACGACGGTGAGCGCTGACGCAAGCAGTTACGGACTGGGCGCAGTGTTGTTGCAGGAACATGAAGAGGGACTTCGTCCTGTGACTTTCTGTTCCAGAACTCTCACGAAAGCTGAAGAACGTTACGCTCAGATAGAGAAAGAGTGTCTCGCGACAGTGTGGGCGTGTGAGAAATTCGAGAGATTCCTGGTTGGCCTCGAAACGTTTGTATTGTGCAcagatcacaaacccctcataCCCTTGATAAACACAAAGGACTTAACGGATACACCACTGCGTTGCCAACGCATGCTCATGCGTTTGATGCGATTCAAACCCGAAGCCAGATACAACCCCGGAAAAGAGATGTTCGTGGCGGACACACTTTCACGTAGTCCCTTGACGGGAGGCAAAACTTCTCTTCGACAAGAAGAACTATAGAACGACGTAGAAGCTTACGTCGACACAGTCGCATCCTCGTGGCCAATGTCAGACCGCAGGCTTGAGCAGATTCGGGCAGACACTCTCCAAGACGTCAACCTGAAAACAGGGCTCGAGTACACCGAGACTGGCCGCGGTACAAAGAAGATGTGAAGCTAGCAGCCAGAGATTTGTTTGCAGTGAGAGGAGAACTTACTGTAAACAACGGACTACTCATCAAGGGCGACAGAATCGTGATTCCTTTCAGCATGAGGAAAGATATACTGGAACACATCCATGAAGGGCATCAAGGTGTGAACAAGTGTATGGAGCGAGCCAACCAATGTGTGTGGTGGCCTCGCATTAGCAAGGACATCCAGGATCGGGTAGCTAAGTGCAACTTCTGCACCGAGCGCCTACCCACTCAGCGTTCAGAACCATTGATTCCATCAGCTCTGCCAGAGAGACCATTCCAGAAAGTGGGAACTGACTTGGTGGAACTGAATGGACAGAACTACCTAGTCGTGATGGACTATTATTCCAGATACCTGGATGTAGCTTGCCTACCAGATACATCGTCCAGAACAGTGATTCTGAAGCTCAAGAACATTTTCGCTCGTCATGGGATTCCAGAGACTCTTGTATCAGACAATGGTACACAATTTACGTCGGCCGAGTTTCAAGCATTTTCGAGAGACTGGTGTTTCAAGCTCGTAACGTCCAGCCCTCACTACCCTCAGGCAAACGGCGAGGCGGAAAGCGCGGTGAAAATCGCGAAAAGGATTCTCTGCCAGGACGACATTTTCTTGGGACTGTTGGTGTATCGTTCAACACCGATACCTGCCCTTGAAGCAAGTCCAGCAGAACTAGCGTCCGGAAGACGACTTCGAAACACCCTACCATGTCTTCCTGAGAACTTGAAACCGAAGAACATCAACCGAGACGAACTACAACAGCGTGACGAAGCAGCCAAAAGGAGGCAGAAGCAGACATTCGACAGGCACCACGGGGTACAGTCGCTTTCTCCTCTACAGCCAGGCGACCAAGTCTTCGTCAAGTGTGACGGTGAGAAGGGGTGGAAACTTCCAGCTGAGGTGCGAGAGCAGTGCGCACCAAAATCCTACATCGTCCGTACACCTACTGGGGACCGAAGACGCAACCGGAAACATCTTCGTCTTCGTCCGGTGGCTCCAGCTCCAGCCAGCAGAGAAGCCGATCCAGTACCGGAAGCGGTACCAGACACCGTTCCAGGTGTTGACCCTGATCCTCCACCAGATAGCAGTGTGGATACCGAGGACAGTGATCCGACACCCGGAGACTACGTAACTCGCAGTGGCCGTACTGTAAAGAAGCCAGCGAGGTTTGAAGAACAGTAATTTTTGGGTGCATCAGATTTGCAGTGTTCCGGAGGTATCGGATCGTACCGAGAAATAATATTTAAGATTCGTTATCTTTTGTTAAAGCTTATGAACGCTATCCAGTAAAGATAAGCAACAGTGTGTTCATTTGACGGACGGTAATCTGTAACAGTGGAATCGGAACATTATCGCGAACATACAGAAGTTAAAAGAATCAGAACATTATGTTAACCGTTTCGGTATTTTGAATTTATTTCGGAAAAGTTGCATGATATGGTATTCATAAAGTTAAAGATGGTTTCTTTaattccatgagggtaacctcactcagggccggactaccgggggggttatgggggttgcgcaacccccccccccctagcctaaacatgtaccttacttatttaattttttttattattgcttattttatgccgtttcatgcaaggagcgaccattttcctatctcagaatatgacctacccgtcagcttcagggggcttcgccccctgacccccacaacgagggggggggtgggttctagggtttccggacacccccccccccccccagccaaaaaataaaaatattgaatgaggtatgcatttctttattttacattgagtttcaatttttggggtattaatcagtgacaaaatctgctgcctgaaactggtaatgatcatcctcagaatgcaccagattgcaccattttgcatcctttttttcaaaatttttcgggggggcatgcccccggacccccctagcaagctaggcgcttcgcgccgtcggctcggcgctttgcgccttcacacccatatcttcacaacatacttgactgggtggccgagtggtaacgcacttgcgctcggaaacgagaggttgcgtgttcgaccctgggtcaggccgctattttctcccccctttcctaacctaggtggtgggttcaagtgctagtctttcggatgagacgaaaaaccgaggtcccttcgtgtacactacattggggtgtgcacgttaaagatcccacgattgacaaaagggtctttcctggcaaaattgtataggcgtagataaaaatgtccaccaaaatacccgtgtgacctggaataataggccgtgaaaggtggatgcagcgcctaaagg of the Littorina saxatilis isolate snail1 linkage group LG14, US_GU_Lsax_2.0, whole genome shotgun sequence genome contains:
- the LOC138947114 gene encoding galactoside alpha-(1,2)-fucosyltransferase 2-like; translation: MPVELEMYRRLRIGVYLLVATVIPIGFLANHVLFPALPPVRFSSLNQTVLSQHLLRSNVPIKFEFDTGLTQSSPHYHRDDGTSIVCHTVVCGRLGNDLFEYASVLGIARATNKIPFITNPERFQGVLRTPPTRPDDYDKLMARCKKAKKANDYKGGIFQRDLTSLKPGVDYEVKRCLQSWMYFDRMRDEVREIMTFTDEIVNNATQVINRLRRLFPGRTLVGVHVRREDFLNKRLVKSGVVVGSPKYFNRAMTLFRERFPHVTFVVVGQDPQWCKQNLQPVNNDRVILDPSSAEVDMQLLSMTDHLITSPGTFSWWAAFKMARTAVVMYQKEFARKGSIHAFWYSHNAVDHVMPHWIAVTVSEDIVQSNSSGTDVAPQQKRRNSTG